From Thermosipho affectus, a single genomic window includes:
- the ispG gene encoding flavodoxin-dependent (E)-4-hydroxy-3-methylbut-2-enyl-diphosphate synthase, whose product MKKEINIGNVKIGGKNPIVIQSMTNTNTENIEETLSQINRLYKAGCELVRVSIPTFEAAIALKNITKKSPIPVIADIHYDYKLAIESIKNGAKKIRINPGNIGNKEKVKEIVKVAKEYNIPIRVGANSGSISNEFAHLSKVDALCESALKEVKILESLGFYNIVISVKSSDVKETIQAYEKIYNITEYPLHLGVTEAGTYEWALIKSSIALGYLLYNGIGDTIRISIAGDPVNEVIVAKKILISLNLRKGPQIIACPTCARTNIDVENWANILEQRFSNKNIKIAVLGCVVNGIGEGKDADIGIAGIPNGFILFKDGKIIGQFKSEEIIDVLEKYINTGEEK is encoded by the coding sequence ATGAAAAAAGAAATTAATATAGGCAATGTGAAAATAGGTGGAAAAAATCCAATTGTCATTCAATCTATGACAAACACAAACACGGAAAATATTGAAGAAACACTATCACAAATAAATAGATTGTACAAAGCAGGCTGTGAATTAGTAAGAGTTTCAATTCCAACATTTGAAGCGGCAATAGCACTTAAAAATATTACAAAAAAATCTCCAATACCTGTAATAGCTGATATACACTATGACTACAAACTTGCAATAGAAAGCATTAAAAACGGTGCTAAAAAGATTAGAATAAACCCTGGAAATATAGGAAATAAAGAAAAAGTAAAAGAGATAGTAAAAGTTGCAAAAGAGTACAATATACCAATAAGGGTTGGAGCAAATTCTGGTTCAATTTCAAATGAATTTGCACACCTATCAAAAGTTGACGCACTTTGTGAATCTGCACTTAAAGAAGTTAAAATTTTAGAATCTTTGGGATTTTATAATATAGTAATATCAGTAAAGAGTTCAGATGTAAAAGAGACTATACAAGCATACGAAAAAATTTATAACATCACAGAATATCCATTACACTTAGGAGTTACAGAAGCAGGCACATATGAATGGGCTTTAATAAAATCATCCATTGCACTTGGATATCTTCTATACAACGGTATTGGAGATACAATTAGAATTTCAATTGCCGGTGATCCTGTAAACGAAGTAATTGTTGCAAAAAAAATACTTATATCTTTAAATTTAAGAAAAGGCCCACAAATAATTGCCTGCCCAACTTGCGCACGCACAAATATTGACGTTGAAAATTGGGCAAATATCTTGGAACAAAGATTTTCAAACAAAAATATTAAAATAGCGGTGTTGGGATGTGTCGTTAACGGGATTGGCGAAGGAAAAGATGCGGATATTGGAATAGCAGGTATTCCAAATGGATTTATATTATTTAAAGACGGGAAAATTATAGGGCAATTCAAATCTGAAGAAATAATAGATGTATTGGAAAAATATATCAATACAGGGGAAGAAAAATAA
- a CDS encoding dihydroorotase has translation MGLLAPFSLFFRGGESIKIYDPFEKKIFYEDLELPEKVKGKNLICVPTFFDFHTHVRLLKNQENYESLQKACIAGGFSEVLIQPNTNPRLETKEVHKTHEQLTKKTYVKFYRTTSLFGNQEPSGNILCYSTDGIEYTYNDLVKNFSKKTPALVLDHSQIFENKGMFYRKINNIPKRPITNEAIAISRTVLTGIEFNFKDFHIQHVSSKYSIEIIDFLKRYTHITSEVTPHHLLISNEDISNSNFKINPPLCDRKTIEFLKTAVKKDKIDILATDHAPHPKKPDDFEKAPYGTSNIEIAFSAFYTALEDVFLVVDKLCKNPRKRLGIKYKFSHENLVIIDLNQTYIVDSSKFLSKGKNCAFDGMKLKGKIIGVKIKGQWGYWDGEYLLD, from the coding sequence ATGGGGCTTTTGGCCCCATTTTCTTTATTTTTCAGGGGGGGTGAAAGTATAAAAATTTACGATCCTTTTGAAAAAAAGATATTCTATGAAGATCTTGAATTACCAGAAAAAGTAAAAGGAAAAAACTTAATATGCGTTCCCACCTTTTTTGACTTTCACACACATGTTAGATTATTAAAAAATCAAGAAAACTATGAATCTCTGCAAAAGGCATGTATTGCCGGTGGATTTTCGGAAGTATTGATACAACCAAATACAAATCCACGTCTTGAAACAAAAGAAGTACACAAGACACACGAACAGTTAACTAAAAAAACTTATGTAAAATTTTATAGAACCACTTCTTTATTTGGAAACCAAGAACCTTCAGGAAATATCCTATGTTATTCGACAGACGGAATTGAATATACATACAATGATTTAGTTAAAAATTTTTCCAAAAAAACTCCTGCTTTAGTTTTGGACCACAGTCAAATATTTGAAAACAAAGGAATGTTCTATAGAAAAATAAACAATATTCCCAAAAGACCAATAACAAATGAAGCAATTGCCATATCTAGAACTGTACTTACAGGAATTGAGTTTAACTTTAAAGATTTTCACATACAGCACGTTTCTTCAAAATATTCCATAGAAATTATCGATTTTTTAAAAAGATATACCCATATAACCTCAGAAGTAACACCTCATCACTTATTAATTTCAAATGAAGACATATCAAATTCAAATTTTAAAATTAATCCTCCACTGTGTGATAGGAAAACAATAGAATTTTTAAAAACAGCTGTAAAAAAAGATAAAATAGACATACTAGCCACTGATCACGCTCCCCATCCGAAAAAACCAGATGACTTTGAAAAAGCACCATACGGTACTTCAAATATAGAAATAGCATTTTCTGCTTTTTACACCGCACTTGAAGATGTTTTCTTAGTTGTTGATAAACTGTGCAAAAATCCAAGGAAAAGATTGGGAATAAAATACAAATTTTCCCATGAAAATTTAGTAATAATAGATCTAAACCAAACCTATATAGTGGATAGCAGCAAATTTTTAAGTAAAGGAAAAAATTGTGCATTTGACGGCATGAAACTCAAGGGGAAAATAATCGGAGTAAAAATAAAAGGACAATGGGGGTATTGGGATGGAGAATACTTACTTGACTAA
- a CDS encoding iron-sulfur cluster-binding protein: protein MENTYLTKKDVIKLNKDTYIVTFENIKFELGQFIMIETKNLVRKPFILGTWNNHPAISVQIKGKGTEYIVKTQNNIKAHFPLGKKFIPPSGKGMVIISPTCITLANLITKEYNCDVLVGSKTPLEYKIPFEFATGDVEFANKVEKLKKYDWYLISGSKAMENFVLSKIESNNIYVSLEEYMGCGIGACKSCAVFTKNGVKHICTDGPIFRRDEL from the coding sequence ATGGAGAATACTTACTTGACTAAAAAAGATGTTATTAAATTAAACAAAGACACTTATATAGTTACATTTGAAAACATAAAGTTCGAATTAGGTCAATTTATAATGATCGAAACAAAAAATTTAGTAAGAAAGCCTTTTATACTTGGCACTTGGAATAACCACCCTGCAATTTCCGTACAAATTAAAGGTAAAGGAACCGAATACATAGTAAAAACACAAAATAATATAAAGGCCCATTTTCCACTTGGAAAAAAATTTATCCCACCGTCTGGAAAAGGAATGGTAATTATTTCTCCAACATGTATAACCCTTGCAAATTTAATAACAAAAGAATATAACTGTGATGTACTTGTTGGCAGTAAAACACCTCTTGAATACAAAATACCATTTGAATTTGCAACAGGTGATGTGGAATTTGCAAACAAAGTTGAAAAATTAAAAAAATACGACTGGTATTTAATATCAGGATCAAAGGCAATGGAAAATTTTGTGCTTTCTAAAATTGAATCAAATAATATTTATGTATCTTTAGAAGAATATATGGGATGCGGAATTGGAGCGTGTAAAAGTTGTGCAGTTTTTACGAAAAACGGGGTTAAACATATATGTACAGATGGCCCCATATTTAGGAGGGATGAACTATGA
- a CDS encoding tRNA-dihydrouridine synthase: MNLNPPLIIASGPGGNGEYLKLINPEYIGAYTLKTVTLNPKKGNLPPRMRDKEHFVINSIGLENPGINHFIENIEKYKLNVKTILSLGGDTKEEYIKIAEIIDPYAQYFEAIEFNFSCPNVKKGGLSIISDKDEWEEILKKVRKILPNTFLIAKLSIEGNFVETSSQIVAKHNWEGITLINCVRGLIIENGKVITGGISGPILKPISLRAIYETRKKLKDIYIIASGGIYTEKDADEFLEIGANAISIGSALFKDPNVVEKIGKYLKGVKK; encoded by the coding sequence ATGAATCTTAATCCACCGTTAATTATAGCCTCAGGTCCTGGAGGAAATGGGGAATATTTAAAACTAATAAATCCAGAGTATATAGGAGCTTATACGTTGAAAACTGTAACTTTAAATCCAAAAAAAGGTAATCTTCCTCCAAGAATGCGAGATAAAGAACATTTTGTAATTAACAGTATTGGCCTTGAAAATCCTGGTATAAACCATTTTATTGAAAATATAGAAAAATATAAATTAAATGTTAAAACTATATTAAGTCTTGGTGGAGATACAAAAGAAGAATATATAAAGATTGCAGAAATTATTGATCCATATGCACAATATTTTGAAGCAATAGAATTTAATTTTTCCTGTCCAAATGTGAAAAAAGGAGGATTATCGATTATATCAGATAAAGACGAATGGGAAGAAATTTTAAAAAAAGTAAGAAAAATACTTCCAAATACCTTTTTAATTGCTAAATTAAGTATAGAAGGAAACTTTGTAGAAACTTCTTCACAAATAGTAGCCAAACACAACTGGGAAGGAATAACCCTAATAAATTGTGTAAGAGGATTAATAATAGAAAATGGGAAAGTAATTACAGGAGGAATTTCCGGTCCAATTCTAAAACCTATCTCATTACGTGCAATATATGAAACAAGGAAAAAATTAAAAGATATCTATATAATAGCTTCAGGTGGAATTTATACGGAAAAAGATGCAGATGAATTTCTAGAAATAGGTGCAAACGCTATTTCCATAGGAAGTGCACTTTTTAAAGATCCAAATGTTGTTGAAAAAATAGGAAAATATTTGAAAGGAGTGAAAAAATGA